In the Gammaproteobacteria bacterium genome, CATGTCAATTAATGGAGTGCGATCCTAGCCGGCCTGAAAGGGCTGGCCAGCCACGATCAGAGACTAAACAATGACTGATATCCGCATCGGCCATGGCTACGACGTCCACGCCTTCAAGGCGGGGGACCATATCGTCCTGGGTGGTGTGCGCATTGCACACGACAAGGCTTTCAAGGCGCATTCGGACGGGGACGTGCTGATTCACGCCCTGTGCGACGCGTTGCTGGGGGCGGCGGCACTGGGGGATATCGGGCGGCATTTCCCGGATACGGACCCGGATTACGCGGGTGCCAACAGCCGGGTGTTGCTGGCCGAGGTGGTGAAAATGCTGGCCGAAGCCG is a window encoding:
- the ispF gene encoding 2-C-methyl-D-erythritol 2,4-cyclodiphosphate synthase, which encodes MRIGHGYDVHAFKAGDHIVLGGVRIAHDKAFKAHSDGDVLIHALCDALLGAAALGDIGRHFPDTDPDYAGANSRVLLAEVVKMLAEAGWQVGNVDGTVIAQAPKLAPHIDAMREHLAEDLGVGLDQVNVKATTTEHLGFTGREEGIAAHAVALIMRG